The nucleotide sequence CCTTTCTGTCGGTTCTCTTGTCAGGATTGTAAATACAGGGTATTTCAAATCCCTATATTCCTGCATCTGATACAATCCTGCCAGATATGTTACAGACTCACCCACAGGCTGTATGGAATACCTGTCACCCGTTACAGACTTTCCCTTTGAATCAATGTAATGCTCCCATTCGTAATACCACGAGGCAGGCACAACACATCTGTGTGATTTCCATGCTTCCTTAAAGCTTATCTTGTCTTTTGCTGACTCAACCCTTGCATTGACAATAGGATGGTTTATTCCTCTGACATTAAAGCCCCACAGCATCGGGAATACTGCCTGATTCCCATCTTTATCCGGTGCTATTACTGCAACCATGTTTGTCGGAAATATCTCACCTTCCGTGATCAGTGATTTTCCAAGCCGGTCAATCATCATGGTTGTTAGCCTGCTTTTCTTTACTTTTTCTGTATATACCCTCAGTTCCGGGGATAATTCCATAAAATACCTACAACACATATTCCATCACCCACTATTGATTTAACCGCGAAAATTCATCTTCACTGGTCCTAATTTTTTCATCATATCCTGCCAATGCGTCAAAAGGTGCATATATCTTCGCCCACCTCGAAACCGGCATAGGCGGGTGCTTTATGCTGAAATCATCCCATTCATCATGTTTATTTCTTCCCTTCAGATAAACTTCCCTGTACTTAAAATCAGACGGCATTTTCATAAATCCTATTTCATCTGCCATATCCATATCTCCAATATATATCACGCAAGATGTCCGCCTATCTGCCTGTTTCTTTCAAGCTGAGTCGCACCTTCAAGCATATTTTTTCCCTTAAAAAGAACATTCGCCCCATACTTTGAACGCAGCTCCATAACGGCACGTTTAAGCCGTCTTTCCCTCTCAAGCTTTTTATAATCCGTAAGAAAGCTCAGCTGATAATAGCCTTCATCAGACACAACACTCTCAGCACATACTCCAAGTCTCCTATAAAGCAGCCTGTGATCTGTCTTTGCATCAAACGACTCAAGCAGGCGAGGCAGAATGATAATTCCTGAATTTGTATCCGTCGACATTCTTACCGTACCATTACTGTGCTTAGGGTGCAGTCTGCCGTAATAATCCTTAACTACCTCTCCGTCATATAAAGGAAACTCCTCTAAAGATTTGTAGTCATACGATACCCACCATGAAAACTTTGGTGCAACAACGGCTTTAGCAAACATTTCCTCGCAAAGATTATCAACCATCTCCGAGAACACGTTTCTTGCTTCCCCATACTTATATGGACGTGGCAGCACCTGACCGTTTGAAAGACTATGATTATCCGTATGATAGTTTTTGATATCATAAATACCAACGGGATCTTCTCCCCATGCGTGGGCAATCATAATTTCACCGTCAATACCGAATTTTTTATAAAACCATTCCTCATCCCACTGTGATTTCTCAGCAATATCCCCCATGGTGGTAAGACATGCTTTCTGCAATCTCAAGGCTTTGCCTGCCCCTATCATCCAAAAATCAGTAATGGGCTCATGATTCCACAATAAAAACTTATAGCTGTCCTCATTAAGCTCGGCAATCCTTACCCCATCTTTATCCGGAAGTGCCTTCTTTGCAACGATATCCATTGCGACTTTTGCAAGATAAAGATTAGTCCCGATACCAACTGTCGCAGTAATTCCTGTTTTCTTCAGCACCTCCCTTATCATGTTCATTGCCATAAGATGAGCGGGATGTATTCCCAATTCCTCAGCTTTATCTCGATAAAGGTGCAGATAAGGAGTAGCATCAATAAAACTTTCGTCAATACTATATACATGCACATCCTCCGGTGCTGCGTAACGGAGGATTATTGAATAAATCTGTGCTGATACGCTTTCATAAAGCGACATGCGTGGAACCGCTGTTATATAATTCATCTTTGTATTATGCGATTTCTCATATTTTTCTATTGCAGTTTTTGCCTCAAATAGTCTCGGTCTACTTGGTACTCCGATTGCTTTTAAGCTCGGAGAAACCGCAAGACATATCGTTTTATCTGTTCTTGTGTTATCAGCCACGAGCAGGTTGGTTGTAAGCGGGTTCATTCCTCTGGAAACGCATTCCACCGATGCATAAAACGATTTCATGTCAACTGCAATGTAGATCTTGGATTCACTAAATTTTTTGCCGATTATCGCCATAGACACATCACCCCTCGTTTGTTACATAATAGATTTTGATAATCGAACTATAGTTCTTTTAATCAAATATATCATTATGGGAACATATGTGTCAATCGAACATGGGAAAATTCTTATAAAGAGAATAAAAAAAGCAGGAGATGTAAGATAATTCCTACATTCCTGCTTCCATCAACTGCCTCATTATGGACACACACTCAAATTACACATTTTCAAATGCTTTTGTTGGTATCTTTATTATATTCTTCATGTAAATCCACAATCTTTATATTCTCATAGACCGACCATATCACATACTCTTTTCCCAAAACATTCTCTCCCAATATACTTTTTACACTACTTTGTGCCTCAATATATAAGTCATGATTGAACCAACTCCACTCCTTGTATAAGACACCCGTTTCAAAAAAAAGCCATAATAATGTATACTGATCAAAAGGCATATGGCAATCCTCAAACTTGCTGGGATTTAATTCCGCTCCTGTACAACTATATAAGTATTTGAACGCCATGTTCACCACTTTTTGTGCCTGTCCGTATCTAGCAGGGTAGTTATAATTCTTTTCAACA is from Lachnospiraceae bacterium C1.1 and encodes:
- a CDS encoding SOS response-associated peptidase family protein, which encodes MCCRYFMELSPELRVYTEKVKKSRLTTMMIDRLGKSLITEGEIFPTNMVAVIAPDKDGNQAVFPMLWGFNVRGINHPIVNARVESAKDKISFKEAWKSHRCVVPASWYYEWEHYIDSKGKSVTGDRYSIQPVGESVTYLAGLYQMQEYRDLKYPVFTILTREPTERLRKIHDRMPLVLPYDAIDDWINPNSNPSALLERAVTEMVAEKSNLVVGM
- a CDS encoding DNA methylase, with product MAIIGKKFSESKIYIAVDMKSFYASVECVSRGMNPLTTNLLVADNTRTDKTICLAVSPSLKAIGVPSRPRLFEAKTAIEKYEKSHNTKMNYITAVPRMSLYESVSAQIYSIILRYAAPEDVHVYSIDESFIDATPYLHLYRDKAEELGIHPAHLMAMNMIREVLKKTGITATVGIGTNLYLAKVAMDIVAKKALPDKDGVRIAELNEDSYKFLLWNHEPITDFWMIGAGKALRLQKACLTTMGDIAEKSQWDEEWFYKKFGIDGEIMIAHAWGEDPVGIYDIKNYHTDNHSLSNGQVLPRPYKYGEARNVFSEMVDNLCEEMFAKAVVAPKFSWWVSYDYKSLEEFPLYDGEVVKDYYGRLHPKHSNGTVRMSTDTNSGIIILPRLLESFDAKTDHRLLYRRLGVCAESVVSDEGYYQLSFLTDYKKLERERRLKRAVMELRSKYGANVLFKGKNMLEGATQLERNRQIGGHLA